In a single window of the Bacteroidales bacterium genome:
- a CDS encoding ComF family protein — translation MILIDDIIGLFFPRICTACEAVLLKNEETICTRCLFTLPRTNFHLHSENPVTELFWGRVPLQSATAYLYFAKAGRVQHLIHQFKYKGNLEAGRLLGKMYGNDLHRSELFAGVEAIVPVPLHWSKQKARGFNQSEVFGREMASAMNVPLLTDILFREKATATQTRKSRFDRWQNVSYVFNLTNPDKIAGKHILLVDDVVTTGATIEASASVLLAVPGVKISLAFLAMAAH, via the coding sequence ATGATATTAATTGACGACATCATCGGTTTGTTTTTCCCCAGGATATGCACAGCCTGCGAGGCTGTTTTGCTTAAAAACGAAGAGACCATTTGTACACGTTGTCTTTTTACCCTGCCACGGACGAACTTTCACCTTCATAGCGAAAATCCCGTTACAGAGCTCTTCTGGGGGAGAGTCCCGTTGCAATCGGCCACCGCGTACCTATATTTTGCCAAAGCCGGACGTGTTCAGCATCTGATTCACCAGTTCAAGTATAAAGGGAATCTGGAAGCAGGAAGACTCCTTGGAAAAATGTACGGTAACGATTTGCATAGATCAGAGTTGTTTGCAGGAGTGGAAGCCATTGTTCCCGTGCCATTACATTGGAGTAAGCAAAAAGCCCGCGGGTTTAACCAAAGTGAAGTGTTTGGCCGGGAAATGGCGTCTGCGATGAACGTTCCATTGCTTACTGATATATTATTTCGTGAAAAAGCCACAGCAACCCAGACCCGTAAATCACGCTTCGATCGCTGGCAGAATGTGAGCTATGTTTTTAATTTGACCAACCCGGATAAAATTGCCGGAAAGCACATTCTATTGGTTGATGATGTTGTGACTACCGGCGCTACAATAGAGGCGTCAGCATCTGTGTTGCTTGCTGTGCCGGGAGTGAAAATCAGCCTTGCATTCCTTGCAATGGCAGCCCATTAA